A part of Aegilops tauschii subsp. strangulata cultivar AL8/78 chromosome 2, Aet v6.0, whole genome shotgun sequence genomic DNA contains:
- the LOC109754942 gene encoding uncharacterized protein, with protein sequence MAAAMLPRFVAVAALVALMCAVAVAQKVPAVGGAPVCNLVDQNVVNACFESCGRGMKIATADRITSAGKVKVQVDCCVAFGGHSCMCQMKKAWKAQGKSAQNNVGCVREKAC encoded by the coding sequence ATGGCGGCAGCAATGCTCCCGAGGTTCGTTGCCGTGGCGGCGCTGGTCGCGCTGATGTGCGCCGTCGCTGTGGCCCAGAAGGTACCTGCCGTCGGCGGTGCGCCGGTGTGCAACCTTGTCGATCAGAACGTCGTGAATGCTTGCTTCGAGAGCTGTGGAAGAGGTATGAAAATTGCCACTGCCGACAGGATTACTTCAGCGGGTAAAGTCAAGGTTCAAGTGGACTGCTGCGTAGCCTTTGGAGGCCACTCGTGCATGTGCCAGATGAAGAAGGCGTGGAAGGCTCAGGGCAAAAGTGCCCAGAATAATGTGGGGTGCGTCagggaaaaggcctgctag